DNA from bacterium:
GAAGCACACTCCGCATTCGCGCCACGGAATGGGCATCGACCACCCAAAACGAGATCCGTCAGCGTCAATCGCCGCGCGGCACGCTGAAACATTGGAAAGCCAGCTTCTCAGCCAACTTTCGTGCATAGTTCAGGCTAGGGCGCGACGAGCCCCTCGCGGATCGCGTAGCGAACCAGCGCCGAGGCTTTGTGGATGTCCAGTTTCTCCATGACGCTGGCGCGGTGGCTCTCGATGGTCTTGTGAGAGACCCCCAGGTGCGCAGCGATCTCCTTGCTGGAGAGCCCTTCGGCAATCAACTGTACGACCTGCCGTTCGCGGTTGGTCAGCGAGCCAGCGCCAGTGCCGGAACTTTCCCCTGGATGGCTGATCGCGTTCACCAGATGGTGGGCAACCGAAGGCGACAGGTAGGAACGGCCTTCCCGAACCACATCGATCGCCTCGAGAAACTCCTTCGAGCAGGCCGTCTTCACGACATAGCCAACCGCGCCGGAACGCAGGGCGTCTTCGACGGCCGAGCGGTTCTCCTGGGCGGTGAGCATCAGCACCTTGGTACGACTGCTCGTCTCGACCGTCTTGCGAATGATGTCGACGGTCGGCATCCCAGGAAGGCCCTGCTCCATGATGACCAGGTCCGGTGAAAAGCGACCCACCGCATCGATGACCGCTTCGCCGCTGCCAACCTCGCCGACCACATGCAAATCGTTTCGTTGCTCGATCAGAAGGTGCATCGCCTCTCTGACGACGCACTGATGATCCGCAAGTAGAACAGTTGTCTGAGTCATGATTTCCCCCCGTACCCTCAATGGGTAAAACAGTTATCGGGTGGGGGGGGATTCGCTGAATCAGTCGTTCCTCCCAACTTTCCGAGTTAAATCGCCGCTTGGTAGGCGGTATTCATCTCATTCATTTCGGATGAAACACCGTTGCGTAAGTCAGGCATTGACCTGAATCTTTCGGCGACGATGCTCGATCGTAGTTGGGGCTGGCGGGGACAACGGAGGGGATGAGCCCACAGGTTGACTCGATTCAACCTCGGATTTCTAGGGTATTTCACCCAGATTCGTCCGGCATAAATGCCATTTTTCATTCGTGGATCCAAGATTCGATGGGGCTTTCAAGACGGTTCATCTGGGGTCTTTCTGACGACCTCGGCGAAGGGGAAGCCCCCAAGACGCTCCTCGCTTGACACCAGCTGGGCCCTCCGTGAGGGTGTGGAGTCGCGTACCAAGGGGGCCGCATGATCCTGGAAGGCAAAACCGTAGTCGTGTCAGGCGTCGGGCCCGGCCTGGGTGGGGAGGTCGCCCGGGTTGCCCTACGAGATGGCGCGAAGGTGCTGGTCGGGGCTCGCAACGAGGCGCGGCTCCGTGAGATCGCTGAGCAACTCGACCCCAGCGGTGCGCAGGTCGAGGCCTTTGCTGTCGACATCACCGACGCCGATGCCTGTGCGGCATTCATCGCCCGGGGCGAGGAACGCTTCGGTGGCATCGATGCGATCGTTCAGGTCGCGGCGCGCGATGCCCTCTTCGGAGGCCTCGACGCGACTTCGAGCGACGATTGGCACTCGGCCCTCGAGGTGAACGTGGTCGGCACGATGAATCTCATCCAGGCGGCGGTACCGGCCATGAAGAAAAGGGGTGGAGGCTCGGTGGTACTGATCGGCTCCCAATCCTTCCGTCTCCCTCCGCCCAACAAGCAACTGGCCTACGCATCCTCGAAGGGCGCATTGATGTCGGCCATGTACCACCTTGCCGCGGAACTCGGGCCGGAGCGGATCCGCGTCAATACGGTCGTGCCCACCTGGATGTGGGGCCCGCCGGTCGAGATGTACGTCGGCTGGCAGGCCAAGGAGCGAGGCGTCGCGAAGGAGGAGATCATCTCCGAGATCACCGCCGGAATGCCCCTAGGCGAGATCCCGGCGGACGAGGACGTGGCAGAAGTGGTGGGCTTCCTCTGTTCGGATAGGGCCCGCATGGTCACGGCCCAGTCGATTGCGGTGGACGCCGGCGAGGTGATGGGCTGAGTCCTCTGGAGCTGACAGCGCTCCCCCACGCGGATCCGCTCTTGCTCCTGGCAACCGTCCTGGTCGTGGGCACTCTTCTCGGCTGGACGGCTCAGAGGTTGGGTTTGCCGACCGTGACCGGGCAGATCGTTGCCGGCGTGGCTCTCGGACCGTCCGTCCTGGATCTATTCGACGAGGCGTCGGTCGCCGACCTCGCACCCCTCACGCATTTCGCCCTGGCGTTGATCGGCGTAACCGTCGGAGCTCATCTCAATGTTCGCCGCTTGCGCAACGCCGGGCGCAGGCTGCTCTGGCTGCTCCTGGCCGAGGCCATCATCACACCACTGGTCGTGGCCGGCCTGATCCTCGGCCTCACCGAGGCCACCAGCCTGGTAGCCATCCTGCTGGCCACCCTGGCGGTCTCCACGGCCCCGGCCACGGTCATCGCCCTGGTCCGGGAGACCCGATCGAAGGGCGTGTTCGTGAAAACGCTGGTCGCGGCGGTCGCGATCAACAACATGTCCTGCATCTTCTTGTTCGAAGTCGCACGAGCCGCAGGACGAACGATGGGCGGCGAGGGTGAGTTGCTCGCCGTTCCGGCGATGGAGATCGTGGCAGCGAGCCTCTCGCAGATCGGTCAGGCCATCTTGATCGGCGCGGGCATGGCGATGCTCCACCACGTCCTCACCCTCCGCGTGTTGCGCTCGGAGCGGATTACCACGCTTTCGGTCGTCACCCTGCTGTTGACGTTTGGCCTGGCTTCCTACGCGAGCGTTTCCCCGCTTGCCGCCTGCCTGGCGCTCGGCGTGGTGCAGACCAACTTGAACCCTTCTCGCGATCGTCTGGTGGATTCGGTGTTTGCCGACTTCGAGCCCGTGATCCTATGTGTCTTCTTCACGTTGG
Protein-coding regions in this window:
- a CDS encoding PTS transporter subunit EIIA, with product MLLATVLVVGTLLGWTAQRLGLPTVTGQIVAGVALGPSVLDLFDEASVADLAPLTHFALALIGVTVGAHLNVRRLRNAGRRLLWLLLAEAIITPLVVAGLILGLTEATSLVAILLATLAVSTAPATVIALVRETRSKGVFVKTLVAAVAINNMSCIFLFEVARAAGRTMGGEGELLAVPAMEIVAASLSQIGQAILIGAGMAMLHHVLTLRVLRSERITTLSVVTLLLTFGLASYASVSPLAACLALGVVQTNLNPSRDRLVDSVFADFEPVILCVFFTLAGMHLSLDHAAAGGLVAFVFVVARSAGKLLSASAAMALAGATERVRNNLGMALLPQAGVAVGLVILIQNDSAFAATSELFTAVVLTAVTINEIIGPITTRIALRRSGEIGKDRARLVDFLQEENIVTGLHADSMEDAIGQMVDLLISSHHLTGVDREELRSSVLEREALVSTCLGEGLAVPHGELPEGFGMLGVMGLSAEGLPFPTPDNRLVHCVVLLATPAGERDRHLEVLAALARTLGGDPVMRQQLYFVDTPAHACEILHGEDTEMFNYFLGEE
- a CDS encoding response regulator transcription factor, with the translated sequence MTQTTVLLADHQCVVREAMHLLIEQRNDLHVVGEVGSGEAVIDAVGRFSPDLVIMEQGLPGMPTVDIIRKTVETSSRTKVLMLTAQENRSAVEDALRSGAVGYVVKTACSKEFLEAIDVVREGRSYLSPSVAHHLVNAISHPGESSGTGAGSLTNRERQVVQLIAEGLSSKEIAAHLGVSHKTIESHRASVMEKLDIHKASALVRYAIREGLVAP
- a CDS encoding SDR family oxidoreductase, coding for MILEGKTVVVSGVGPGLGGEVARVALRDGAKVLVGARNEARLREIAEQLDPSGAQVEAFAVDITDADACAAFIARGEERFGGIDAIVQVAARDALFGGLDATSSDDWHSALEVNVVGTMNLIQAAVPAMKKRGGGSVVLIGSQSFRLPPPNKQLAYASSKGALMSAMYHLAAELGPERIRVNTVVPTWMWGPPVEMYVGWQAKERGVAKEEIISEITAGMPLGEIPADEDVAEVVGFLCSDRARMVTAQSIAVDAGEVMG